The segment tttttttgtatgcatgcAAAATATTGTCCATTAGATAAACTAATTTATGGGAAACCCAACTTCTAAAAACCAAGTTGCCAAGTAAGCCTCATTTGTCAATTGATGATACCAAAATTCACCTTTATCAGCTTCACAGCACTGAATTGTTTATTGCTGTTGTACTGAATGCAGTACTGAAGTTATTGAAACATGGAAAAGCTGTCTCCTACCTTAATTGTGTAGTATGAAAAGATAAGGGCAAACAGGATTTGTGGGAAGTCTTACATACATTAACTCTtgtagctaaatgcccttttactgtttgttttgagaacaaaaaaaaagtaaatccaTCCTTGTGTATATTCATCCAAAGATCCACAGTACAAAGAGTGAAAGAAATCTCAGGTCTTTTTAGGAATCTTGTGAATCAGGATTGTGTCAACTAATGATTTAGTTTTATTTGTTAAGCGCCTTTCTGAATAACATAGGATCTCTTTCTATGTAATCACTGACTTGTGTTAACACAATCTAAGTGCAGAAATAGGATTCCCAATGTATCCATCAACGATATAGAATGTATAATATTAGATAAAAACTAATCAGATATCTTGCATGGCATGATTTCAACTTGCATAAAGCACAAGAACCTTCAAAGCATAGCTTCCATCAAGTTAAAAGGTTCAGTCAATGATATTTATTGTGTCTAGCTAAATCTGCGGATTTCAGAGCTGGATTACTGTAGTGATCTTGGTCTCATATCCCTCTTGGTTTTACATCCCCTGATGAATTCTGAGGATGACTTGTACACTTTTATGATGAACATTTCAAAAGAAGAGGGGGAGTAATTTGTCACTGTGAACAAgtccttttatttttaaaaagacttAATTCATCCTGAGTcatttttactgtgtaaaaaaaTGTCTCCAATTATTGttgatcatgtgtgtgtgtgtgtatatatatatatatatatatatatatatatatatatatatatatatatatatatatatatatatatataaatatatatatatatatttatatatttagatttgcaGCATTGCATAAATATTAGTGGACCCTGGTGAAAGTTGCATTGAGGAAGCGGAACTGAGAGTGGGCACAATCAAAAACTCAATAATATGTCCGTTAAGTGCAAAATGTTCTTGGGGGTTAACATTTTCAATTTATCCAAAACATAATTTGTAATGTAACAAAAAAAAGTTTTCTatttctgtgttgaagaaataaagGATTGTAAATACTAATTTGCTTCCAATATGACAAATATCCACAAAATCAGCCCATTGCTCTGCAAATCATTGATTTGGAATTCAAACTGGTTATGCAAAGGTAACAACTGCTCAATCGTCAGAATAGTTCCTGTACATCTTAGCTCTATTTACGAGGCACTTTCATTGAAGAAAGGATAAAGGCACTAGCAACTATCTAGATCATTCTCTGTTTAATCTGGAGCTTCTTTAGCAAATTCTAGAGGAGTACAAAAGTCTATGGACATCAAAATAATGGATGCTAAGAAAATGGTTTGCAGATTTTGATGCATATAATAAAGGgttaattacattctgaaattgcaGCAACAGACATGCATTTGCACCATGTTCATTTATGAACCTATGTTGTTTCTTAGGTATAACTACATACTGTTCAATTTCTTTTTAATAGCCATAGAGTTTCCTTAGGGTTTTGTTATTAGATTTATGCTTGGAGAATAGATAACAGTTTTCCCTGAGTAATACTGCAGGAAAATCATTAGGCCCTTGATTTCCTTCTGGCTCCTAATCCAATAAGgtcttttaatattgatatcatgCATTAATTACTTCTGATTATACCTTAGTCAAATAGGCCATAATGCTGAATAATTGAACATGCTTGATCTCCAAAATAGTTATTGTTCCCATTTGACTAACATATGCATTTACATACAGTACTTTAAATTACTAATTTTAAAGATTTCATAAATTAGGAGTGCACTTTTggtgaatgcaaaaaaaaaatgatctgTGTTTAACGAGTTCAAAAGAAAACTTATCCCCTATTGTCTGAGGTAACATTTCAGGCATGCGAGATTACAAAATAATTAAATCCAAAACATGCTTTATGTTTAAACTCCATTGTGCTGTCTTGCAACAAAGGGGAAAAAATTATTTGCATCCAAGTTGTGAAAAAAAATACCATCTGCAGTGTAAAAACTAGCAGCATTTGCAGATGTGTCTCCCTTTCCCTTTAATTAGGTTGTATTTAGTTAGTCTACCTTTAAAATGATGCAAAGTCATGTGTATATTCATAAGGTGCTTTATGGATCTGTAGTCATCAGTAAGTGCATACTATTTCATGGAACAGATATACACCTtcagatcaaaaataaaaaataaaaaaaaagaagaagaaaatcaaaagtaaaaaaagaaaacaattagcAAGTGTTTGCATACTGATACTGCCCGATGCCTAAATTCAGATGCACTTCCATGGATGCAATTGTGCAGTTGGCAGATAAATCTACTAAAATCCATGCATAGCTCTTGTCTTTCAATAATGATTTAAGATTAACAAGCAAAAAGAGAAGAAGTGTTTGTTTTACTTGATGTTCAGTAGCATTCAATTCTTTAACTACTATAATTGTTGGAAAACTTCCCACTGACCAGCTAGaaattccatttaaaaataaatgataatattatcTTTCACGGATCCTGAAAGCTTCTTTTCCGCTGAGCATAAATTCGCAATGCAACAATGCATTAACGATGAAATAAAGCATTCATAGACTAGTGTTTTAAAGCATGTACTGTGTGAAAGAGCCACTGAATCTTGTAGCTGGAGTAAGCTCTACACATCTGTCAGCAGCTTGCTTTTGTTAACACAGTTCTGATTGGCTACGGTGCAGTTGCCAGTTCTGAGATTTGCCTCCCTAAAATTGTCTATGCTATTATTCAGATCCTCTTCAATCTCCATGTACTCAGATTTGCTCATTGTGGATGAACTGCGCCGGCTCAGATCACTGTTAGAGGCTAAATTAGGTGAGCTAACATGAAGCAACTGAGCCTGTTCTTCCCCTTCAGTTTCTCGGTGGTAAAAGTAGTTGAAGTTGGACACAATGACAGGTACAGGCAAGGCAATTGTCAGCACACCAGCAATGGCACACAAGGAGCCCACAATTTTGCCTCCAATTGTCACAGGGTACATGTCACCATAGCCCACAGTGGTCATAGATACCACCGCCCACCAGAAAGCATCAGGGATACTTGAGAAATGAGAGTCATCCTCTTCAGCTTCAGCAAAGTAAACTGCACTGGAGAACAAGATGACCCCAATGAATAGAAAGAAGATAAGCAACCCTAGTTCTCTCATACTAGCTTTCAAGGTCTGTCCCAAAATTTGTAGGCCCTTAGAATGTCTGGAGAGTTTGAAGATTCTAAAGACTCTTACCAGTCTGATGACCCTCAGGATTGCCAATGATGTTGCCTGCTCTCCCTTTTGGGGACCATCTTGCTCTGCCATCTCAGTTCCcaaggtgataaaataaggaatgATGGCCACTATGTCAATGAAGTTCATGATGTTCTTGAAAAACTCTGGCTTGCTTGGGCAAGCAAAGAACCTGACCACCAATTCAAAAGAGAACCAGATAATGCAGAGGGTCTCCACCACAAAGAATGGATCTGTGAAAATGTTGGTTTTGTAGAATACTGTACTGTTCTCAACTCGACGTGAAAATAACCTTTCTTCTTTTAACTCTGGCAAAGTCTCCAGGCAGAAAATAACAATAGAAATTAGGATCACCATGACTGATATTATGGCAATGATCCTGGCTGGCCCTGAGCTCTCAGGGTATTCAAAAAGTAGCCAAACCTGACGCTGGAACTCTCTTTCTGGCAGAGGGCGTTCCTCCTCTTTAATAAAGCCCTCATCCTCACGAAATTTTTCCATGGCTTCTTCCCCTAGTTCATAGAATTTGATCTCTTCAGAAAACATGTCCAGAGGCACATTGACAGGTCTCCGGAGCCTGCCTCCTGATTGGTAGtaatataatatggcatcaaaacTGGGGCGGTTACGATCAAAGAAATACTCATTCCTTAGGGGGTCAAAGTAGCGCATCCTCTTTTTGGGGTTACCCAGTAGAGTACTGGGAAATTGAGCAAGTGTCTTTAATTGGGTCTCAAAGCGCAGCCCAGATACATTTATAACAACCCTCTCACAGCACTCATGGTCATCATGATCAGGTTGGTAGCTGTCCTGAGGGTGACCTGGCAAGGCTGAGGTTTCGTCCATGTTCTCCCCAGCTATGACAGTCATTTTCACGGTGGGGAGGGATAGGGAGAGGAGGAGCTGCTGGAGGTGCTCACTTTCTGCAGCAGcaccctccttctacccctctTGTAATATCACAGTAACTTCCAATATGATGGTCCCAACAGCACTTTTTTCAAAACACTTTGGATTAAGGTAGATATCTATAAGTGCCACCTACACTGATACTAATACATCCACTGTAGTCAGTTCCCATGTGATGGACTTTTGGTATAAATCACCTTGAAATAGTATTCCTTCTTTCACTTTATGAGTACAGTTCAGTTCTAGTACCCAGATCTATCATTGCTGGTCTGCTGTCACAATTCCCCAAACATGGAATGCTGTATGGGCTTTGCCAACTCAGCAGTTTTCCTCTTGCCTTCCCCTCCTGTTTGTTTTCAATCTTAGGTAAACCAGATGATCACGCCAGTGCGGTAGATGAATACTGcaggggaattaaaaaaaaaaaaaatacgagaaAGGAAAAATATAAGACATGATAGGTATTATGAAGATCAAACAACATATAGATAATAAGAGGCACCTTTACTTCCATGCAAAAAAAGCAAGCTTCCAGTAAACAGCACAACACATAAGCTTAGGTCTGTTAACCCCTTAGATGCCCCCACAATAATTAACTCATTGGTTCCCAAAGAGGGCTAAAAAGCATTGAGTTCCAGCCCTCTCTGGAAGCTAATGGGTTAAGTTAACAAATGACAAGTTCAGTGCAGGAAGACAGCAGAAAAATCACTTTGCTGCAGTGCATAGATTTGAGGAGTGAAGGTAAAGCCATCCTTACCTTGTATTTAGTGCACTAGGAAGGGAGATATGAGCAGGCTGTGGGGAATGCGTCAAGCCTTGCAGCATGCAGAACACCCGGATGCGCCCCTTTAAAGTGAGATCGTTTTACAATACAGTCAGTATAAGTTCTGCTGAAATATTCATACTGCATACTATGTCAGCCCATTGGTAGCAATTATATGGAATTAAGTTCGGATGCTGACCGCAAAGGAATCTCCATGCCAccgagtaaaagtaaaaaaaaaaatgatgagaaagcgTTTATCCTTTTCTGTTGGAGATCTGATCCGTACAAATGTAGAAAGTAGAAATGTACATGAGCTTGATCCAAGCAAACTGCAGACCAGCTGCATCACAGGAGCAGAAGCACCCTATAGCATTAACGAGTGTGGTATTGGGAAGTCTGAATACATTAAGAGCAATAAGCAAACTCAAGTCATTTATTGACGTTGCAGTATCAGCAGAAACCTGAGAGCTGTTTGGTGCAGACAGGAGCAGCAGATCCTCCCTGGGTATCACAACTCCAGCCATTCAATATGGTATAGCCGAATGCTTTTACTGCTGGGGAAAACACAGCAGCAGCTAGTAATGAGGGTTAACACTGAGACGCAATGCAGGCAGCATGCAATTCAAGCAGCCCCCTCCATGTGGGTAGAGGGGTAGCTGGAGCAGAACATACAGCTGATATTGTAACCATATTAGATCCTAACACATAATGAGTGCATGATAGTACATGTGGGAGGGAAAAGGCCACTTCACGTTCACACGCAGACGGTGAGGGGGGGCAGGTATAAAGCAAACAGTGCAGGGAGCTGCTCACGCAAGCCAGGAACCAGCATCCTGCAACACTCAGCCTTTATACAAATGATTGTGGTTCGATTCAGTCTGCAACATTCCATAATCATCAGCTCTGTCAGCCCTCAACGCCCTATGCCAGTAATCAGCCCCCTGCCAAATGCTAATGCAAAGCCCCCCTGCCAAATACCAATGCGAAACCTCTACTGCCAAATGCCAGCGTTCAGCACTCACCTACACGAAATCCATGCTCAGAATTCTTCTACAAACACCAATGCTCTGCACCCATCAACTAATGCTCAGCACCCACCAGCCTGGGCCAGTTCTTAGCAGCCACTGCGAAATTCCAATGCATAgcacccactatctattgataAGTGCTCTGCCCCAATGCGCAGATTACTTCTTAGTGCCAAAGCGAGTCAGCACCCAATGGCAATAAACACCCCACTAACAAGCACCAATGTTCCCCAAACATAAATATTCATGCTCTCAATCGAACTCCACAATTTCCAGGCTTTCCCTTCACAAAAACATTTTTCCCACAATATCCCACTTAATAAATTCATCCTATAATAAATGTGATTGCAGCTATCCCCAGTGCTCAACCCATTACTCAATATCTTTGCTCAAAATAAAAGGATTATAATTGGTTTTGTAAATGCTGCAGTCCTCACACAGCTCCGGTTGCCTCAGATCACACTGCAGTATAATGTAGGTTAGTAGACCAACACACGTACCATGGTCCATGATAGACACAGAGCTATATGTAGGTCGGTTGTAAGTCAGGTATTACATGATTGGGGTCGATCCTCTTCCAGGATGTGAAGCAGGAGAGTGCAGATATGTAGGGAGAAGGAGATGCCTGCATATTATTAGGctgcctcactgatcccccaccagtTTGTGCTGCAGCACTACTTTCCACAACACAAGCCGTGCAGGCTTCCTGTAGTCGTGCTGCAATACACTTGCTTGCTAGCTGTAAAACTCTAATGTAGTGCTGGCGCCCCCATCACATAACTGATATCTGGAAGATGTCGAAAGACTGTGCACATAGGCAAGCATATGCCACCCTGATTCAAGTCATACACATGGAATAGAAACAAAACAAATCCATAGTATACTGATCAAGAGCTGATCACAGTCACAGCAACGTCTCTTTTGTTTTCCTTGAATTGCTTGGTTGCTAGAAACAAGCCAAAACATTTCTGTCAAGCAAGGGGTTAAAGGCAGACGCTATTTTGCTGGTACTGTGGGATGTGTATAAGCAGTAGTCAATAGCTATGATCAATAGGTAAGGGTCTATAGTCATTTATGTCATaatgaaaaacatatatttaactgtactatgtaaaaaggaaatataaatataccATAGTGGACACTAcatcttttattatttaaattctAACTACAAATTTTGATTTTAGATCGCTTTGGGAGGCTGCATGCAAGTGTTAAATGTTATTACTGGTAACCTTGCAGAATTTTTGTTGTCTAATACTTCTATGATCAGTTTTTCTCTCAAAGGAAAACTGAATCATAGTATATTACAAAATGCAGCAATGTATGGCCACTATGAATTTAGTTTTTTCAACATTTGTAATCATTTTGACTTGGGGGTTCCCAGAAATCACACTTTTATGTATTATTAACACCAAGTGTTACATATTGCAAATCATGTTTGCtgactaattaattaattagttcatTAATTAATGTGTTTTGCATGACATTTTAGTTGTGTATGGTTTAGAACAATTTAGAGAGACCACAGCTTGTACACCAATATCTGAAAACTTTATATTTGTAGCCAATCAGGCTGGATCAGTTTGTCAGTGGAGAATGATGGTGTAATGTTGGTAGATGTACTTATGCTGAAGTAGATAACCTGCTTTCTAATTGAATTTATATCATTCTCCCTTTTAACTAATCAATTTAATCTGAAAATTGTCATCTAAATGAGCATGTAActcaaaatgaaattttcatgattcagatagagcgagcAATTCAACGACCTTtctaattaatttatatttatcaaatgtacctctttctaTCGGTCTCCTTGCTTGAAACGTGGCACTCTTCAGTGAGGGCATACTGAAGGTTCAGGACTGTGCTTATGTCTTGAGTACTATATACCCCTAGCACAGTGTATAGCAATACAAGCAACAAGTAGAAGGAGCTTTAGAGCTCTGTAGCTTTAGCCATTTTCTGGTAAAACTCTATGTTGAGCTAAGCTAGTAAACAGATAGTTTTACCACGAGGCGCTAGCAACAAATTGAATCCATTATCCAATTGGTTGTGCATCTGGTGGCCTCGCTGAGTGACGGACCAATCAGATTATGCAATAACAGCAGAGGGCAGATACTTTCCAGAGAGATTTGAAGCACGTCATGGggagtgggacccatggttaggtttccagaggcagttgcggcacctgaggatctctggagcgtatctgcccttggccgttattgcatgatctgattggtccgcgTCTTTGTGAGGTCaacggatgcacaaccaatcggataatggatTCAATTTGTCGCTAGCGCCTAGTGTTTTAGCACATCTCTGATGGATGACTAATTTCAACCTGGAAATACCCTTTATGACCATTGGGTC is part of the Bombina bombina isolate aBomBom1 chromosome 6, aBomBom1.pri, whole genome shotgun sequence genome and harbors:
- the LOC128662419 gene encoding potassium voltage-gated channel subfamily A member 1, translating into MTVIAGENMDETSALPGHPQDSYQPDHDDHECCERVVINVSGLRFETQLKTLAQFPSTLLGNPKKRMRYFDPLRNEYFFDRNRPSFDAILYYYQSGGRLRRPVNVPLDMFSEEIKFYELGEEAMEKFREDEGFIKEEERPLPEREFQRQVWLLFEYPESSGPARIIAIISVMVILISIVIFCLETLPELKEERLFSRRVENSTVFYKTNIFTDPFFVVETLCIIWFSFELVVRFFACPSKPEFFKNIMNFIDIVAIIPYFITLGTEMAEQDGPQKGEQATSLAILRVIRLVRVFRIFKLSRHSKGLQILGQTLKASMRELGLLIFFLFIGVILFSSAVYFAEAEEDDSHFSSIPDAFWWAVVSMTTVGYGDMYPVTIGGKIVGSLCAIAGVLTIALPVPVIVSNFNYFYHRETEGEEQAQLLHVSSPNLASNSDLSRRSSSTMSKSEYMEIEEDLNNSIDNFREANLRTGNCTVANQNCVNKSKLLTDV